A portion of the uncultured Bacteroides sp. genome contains these proteins:
- a CDS encoding helix-hairpin-helix domain-containing protein, with translation MWKDFFYFSDGERRGIIVLVACIAIVVVCTFTIFVYNDEKARPKENFEEEYVGFIHSLKKRDYRQFYAKYAHYQPREIHLAPFDPNVSDSATFVRLGLQPWMAHNIMHYRAKGGKFRKPEEFKKVYGLTEEQYATLLPYIYVNDTFQKKDTTGILIKRNPQDSLKVIKYAAGTVVDLNLSDTTELKKIPGIGGGIARMIIGYRKQLGGFYRIEQLSEINLNVEKVRPWFRIGNEQTRRINLNKASVERLKAHPYLNFYQAKVIVEHREKNGPLRSLKQLTLYNEFTQKDFERISHYVCFE, from the coding sequence ATGTGGAAAGATTTCTTCTATTTCTCAGACGGTGAACGTCGGGGAATTATAGTACTTGTTGCATGCATCGCAATTGTAGTTGTATGCACATTCACCATCTTTGTATACAACGATGAGAAAGCTCGCCCCAAAGAAAACTTTGAGGAAGAGTATGTAGGTTTCATTCATTCGCTGAAGAAAAGGGACTACCGGCAGTTTTATGCAAAGTATGCCCATTACCAGCCACGTGAGATCCACTTAGCCCCTTTTGATCCGAACGTGAGCGATTCCGCAACTTTCGTTCGTTTAGGGTTACAACCATGGATGGCACACAACATCATGCACTATCGGGCAAAAGGCGGTAAGTTTCGCAAACCCGAAGAGTTTAAAAAGGTCTATGGCCTCACAGAGGAGCAATACGCCACTCTCCTACCTTATATATATGTCAATGACACATTCCAAAAGAAAGACACCACCGGAATATTAATTAAACGTAACCCGCAGGACTCTCTCAAAGTAATCAAGTATGCAGCCGGAACGGTGGTTGATCTTAACCTGAGTGACACCACCGAACTGAAAAAAATCCCCGGCATTGGAGGAGGCATTGCCCGAATGATAATAGGCTACAGAAAGCAACTTGGTGGGTTTTACCGAATAGAGCAATTGAGTGAGATTAATCTGAATGTGGAGAAAGTCAGACCTTGGTTTCGTATAGGAAACGAACAAACTCGTCGGATCAACCTGAACAAGGCAAGCGTAGAACGCCTGAAAGCACATCCATACCTGAACTTCTATCAGGCAAAAGTTATTGTGGAACATCGGGAGAAAAACGGCCCGTTAAGAAGTTTGAAGCAATTGACACTATACAATGAGTTCACTCAAAAAGATTTCGAACGTATCAGCCATTATGTTTGCTTTGAATAA
- a CDS encoding ABC transporter ATP-binding protein has protein sequence MIKLEGITKSFGSLQVLKGIDMEIGKGEIVSIVGPSGAGKTTLLQIMGTLDEPDAGLVSIDETNVSRMKQKELSAFRNTHIGFVFQFHQLLPEFTAIENVMIPAFIAGVSTKESLTRASEILDFMGLKERASHKPNELSGGEKQRVAVARALINNPAVILADEPSGSLDTRNKEELHQLFFDLRNKFGQTFVIVTHDEALAQITDRTVHMIDGTIYSKQT, from the coding sequence GTGATAAAATTAGAAGGAATTACCAAAAGTTTTGGGTCTCTGCAAGTGCTTAAAGGCATTGATATGGAGATTGGCAAGGGAGAGATAGTCAGCATTGTTGGTCCCAGTGGTGCGGGCAAAACAACATTGCTACAGATCATGGGTACGCTCGATGAACCTGATGCCGGACTTGTTAGCATTGATGAAACAAATGTTAGCCGGATGAAACAGAAAGAGTTGTCTGCTTTTCGTAATACCCATATTGGTTTCGTGTTTCAGTTTCATCAGTTACTGCCCGAATTTACAGCTATAGAGAATGTGATGATTCCTGCTTTCATTGCCGGTGTATCTACCAAGGAATCGCTGACGAGGGCTTCTGAAATCCTTGACTTTATGGGACTTAAAGAACGTGCTTCGCACAAACCGAATGAACTTTCGGGAGGAGAAAAACAACGGGTGGCGGTAGCTCGTGCGTTAATCAATAATCCTGCCGTAATTTTAGCGGATGAACCTTCGGGTAGCTTGGATACACGCAATAAAGAGGAACTTCATCAACTCTTCTTTGACTTGCGCAATAAGTTCGGCCAAACGTTTGTTATCGTGACTCATGATGAGGCTTTGGCTCAGATTACCGACCGTACGGTGCACATGATTGATGGAACTATTTATTCAAAGCAAACATAA
- a CDS encoding sodium-dependent transporter, with product MKNDRANFGSKMGVILASAGSAVGLGNIWRFPYETGNHGGAAFILVYLGCVILLGLPIMIAEFLIGRHSRANTAGAFQILAPGTHWRWIGRMGVLAGLLILSYYSVVAGWTLEYIMEAVTNSFADKSPNDFVVSFQSFSSNPWKPILWLIVFLLATHFIIVKGVEKGIEKSSKIMMPMLFILLLVLVACSVTLPGAERGIEFLLKPDFSKVDSSVFLGAMGQAFFSLSLGMGCLCTYASYFGKDTNLTKTALSVGIIDTIVAVLAGFIIFPAAFSVGIQPDAGPSLIFITLPNVFQQAFSGIPALAYLFSVLFYVLLAVAALTSTISLHEVVTAYLHEEYHFTRGKAARIVTACCIFFGIFCSLSLGVAKGYMLFGLGIFDLFDFVTAKIMLPIGGLFISIFTGWYLDKKIVWEEVSNSGSLRTPFYKLFIFILKFIAPIAISFIFINELGLLR from the coding sequence ATGAAAAACGACAGGGCCAATTTCGGGAGCAAAATGGGCGTAATACTGGCTTCTGCCGGATCGGCAGTGGGATTAGGTAATATTTGGAGATTCCCTTATGAAACGGGAAACCATGGAGGTGCTGCCTTTATATTGGTCTATTTAGGATGTGTCATCCTTCTGGGACTTCCTATTATGATAGCAGAGTTTCTTATCGGCAGACATTCACGTGCTAATACAGCGGGAGCATTCCAAATACTGGCTCCGGGAACTCATTGGCGTTGGATAGGACGCATGGGAGTTTTGGCGGGCCTGTTGATTCTTAGTTATTATTCTGTTGTGGCCGGATGGACATTAGAGTATATTATGGAAGCTGTAACCAATAGCTTTGCGGACAAATCGCCCAATGATTTCGTCGTTTCTTTTCAAAGCTTCTCTTCCAACCCTTGGAAACCAATCCTCTGGCTCATCGTATTTCTACTAGCCACTCACTTTATTATAGTAAAAGGTGTGGAGAAAGGCATTGAAAAGTCTTCAAAAATAATGATGCCCATGCTGTTTATACTTCTTTTAGTATTGGTAGCTTGCTCTGTTACTCTTCCGGGTGCCGAAAGAGGCATTGAATTTCTCCTAAAGCCCGATTTCAGTAAAGTGGATAGCAGTGTATTTCTCGGGGCAATGGGACAGGCATTCTTCTCTCTCAGCCTTGGTATGGGATGTTTATGCACGTATGCGTCTTACTTCGGCAAAGATACCAACCTAACGAAGACGGCTCTCAGTGTGGGTATTATCGACACCATTGTGGCTGTACTCGCAGGCTTCATCATTTTCCCGGCAGCTTTCTCTGTTGGCATACAGCCTGACGCAGGGCCAAGCTTAATCTTTATCACCCTACCAAATGTTTTTCAACAAGCATTCAGTGGTATACCTGCACTGGCCTATCTCTTCTCTGTTCTGTTCTACGTACTACTAGCTGTAGCCGCACTTACCTCCACCATATCACTACATGAGGTGGTCACGGCCTATCTGCACGAAGAATATCATTTTACCCGCGGCAAGGCTGCAAGGATCGTTACGGCTTGCTGTATCTTCTTCGGCATCTTTTGCTCGCTCTCGCTTGGTGTAGCAAAAGGCTATATGCTTTTCGGATTGGGAATCTTTGATCTCTTCGACTTTGTAACGGCTAAGATCATGCTTCCGATCGGAGGACTATTTATCTCTATATTCACAGGATGGTACCTCGATAAAAAGATTGTATGGGAAGAAGTTAGCAACAGCGGCTCGCTGAGGACACCTTTCTATAAGTTATTCATCTTTATACTCAAATTTATCGCCCCAATAGCCATTTCGTTCATCTTCATCAACGAACTCGGATTACTAAGGTAA